One genomic segment of Vulpes vulpes isolate BD-2025 chromosome 2, VulVul3, whole genome shotgun sequence includes these proteins:
- the OTUD1 gene encoding OTU domain-containing protein 1, whose product MQLYSSVCTHYPAGAPGPTAAASAAPAAAAAAAAAPPFKVSLQPPGAASGEPEPETGECQPAAAAEPREAAAAAAPAAKMPAFSSCFEVVPGAAAPASAAAGPPAGSCKPPLPPHYTSTAQITVRALGADRLLLHGPEPGAPAPAAPRGRCLLLAPAPGAPLPPRRGSSAWLLEELLRPDCPEPAGLDAAREGPDRNFRLSEHRQALAAAKHRGPAPPPGSPEPGPGPWGDEHPADRSLRGWERAGERSDPAGADEARRPDAEAEAAPARSCEAAPGGAAEAVVVSRSDPRDEKLALYLAEVERQDKYLRQRNKFRFHIIPDGNCLYRAVSKTVYGDQSLHRELREQTVHYIADHLDHFSPLIEGDVGEFIIAAAQDGAWAGYPELLAMGQMLNVNIHLTTGGRLESPTVSTMIHYLGPEDSLRPSIWLSWLSNGHYDAVFDHSYPNPEYDNWCRQTQVQRKRDEELAKSMAISLSKMYIEQNACS is encoded by the coding sequence ATGCAGCTCTACAGCAGCGTCTGCACCCACTACCCAGCCGGGGCACCGGGTCCCACGGCCGCAGCCTCcgctgcccccgccgccgccgccgccgccgccgccgccccccccttCAAGGTCTCCCTTCAGCCTCCCGGAGCCGCCAGCGGCGAGCCGGAGCCCGAGACCGGTGAGTGCCAGCCTGCCGCGGCCGCCGAGCCCCGagaagccgccgccgccgccgcccccgccgccaaGATGCCCGCCTTCTCCTCCTGCTTCGAGGTGGTGCCcggggccgccgcccccgcctcgGCCGCCGCCGGCCCGCCCGCCGGGTCGTGCaagccgccgctgccgccgcacTACACGTCCACGGCGCAGATCACCGTGCGGGCCCTGGGCGCCGACCGGCTCCTGCTGCACGGGCCCGAGCCCGGCGCCccggcgcccgccgccccgcgcggccGCTGCCTCCTGCTGGCCCCGGCGCCCGGCGCCCCGCTCCCGCCGCGCCGCGGCTCCTCGGCCTGGCTGCTGGAGGAGCTGCTGAGGCCCGACTGCCCCGAGCCCGCGGGCCTCGACGCGGCCCGGGAGGGTCCCGACAGAAACTTCCGACTGAGCGAGCACCGCCAGGCCCTGGCCGCCGCCAAGCACCgaggccccgcgccgcccccggggagcccggagcccggcccCGGCCCGTGGGGCGACGAGCACCCGGCGGACAGGAGCCTCCGGGGCTGGGAGAGGGCGGGCGAGCGCAGCGACCCTGCCGGCGCGGACGAGGCGCGGCGGCCCGACGCGGAGGCCGAGGCGGCCCCGGCGCGGAGCTGCGAGGCGGCCCCGGGCGGCGCGGCGGAGGCGGTGGTGGTCTCCAGGTCGGATCCCAGGGACGAGAAGCTGGCCCTGTACCTGGCGGAGGTGGAGAGGCAGGACAAGTACCTGCGGCAGAGGAATAAGTTCCGGTTCCACATCATTCCCGACGGCAACTGCCTCTACCGAGCGGTCAGCAAGACGGTGTACGGAGACCAGAGCCTGCACCGGGAGCTGAGGGAGCAGACGGTGCATTACATCGCCGACCATCTCGACCACTTTAGCCCCCTGATTGAGGGCGACGTGGGGGAGTTCATCATCGCTGCTGCTCAGGACGGGGCGTGGGCCGGGTACCCGGAACTGCTGGCCATGGGGCAGATGCTGAATGTGAACATACATCTAACGACTGGAGGGAGGTTGGAGAGCCCCACGGTGTCCACCATGATTCACTACTTGGGCCCAGAGGACTCCCTACGGCCTAGCATTTGGCTCAGTTGGCTCAGTAATGGACATTATGATGCCGTGTTTGATCACTCCTATCCTAACCCCGAGTATGACAATTGGTGCAGACAGACTCAAGTGCAGCGGAAACGCGATGAAGAACTTGCCAAGTCCATGGCCATATCCCTATCCAAAATGTATATCGAACAAAATGCATGCTCTTGA